The Colias croceus chromosome 3, ilColCroc2.1 genome includes a region encoding these proteins:
- the LOC123706479 gene encoding uncharacterized protein LOC123706479: MIAAMKRCDIDDLSSDDGEDKIYNDPPDLFNEDVKRYGAAYAKYKARVIAEETEVQDSKNLVHCSRIKDLDEESIDGYKDDSDNGFYYGQEEDTEQFCEQYSDDVYNPD; this comes from the exons ATGATTGCGGCTATGAAGCGGTGTGATATAG ATGACCTCTCAAGCGATGATGGCGAGGACAAAATATACAACGATCCCCCGGACCTATTCAATGAGGACGTCAAAAGATACGGAGCGGCCTACGCCAAGTATAAAGCCAGAGTCATAGCCGAAGAAACAGAAGTCCAAGATAGCAAAAACCTCGTCCATTGTTCCAGAATAAAGGATTTGGATGAGGAATCTATAGATGGTTATAAAGATGATAGCGATAATGGTTTTTATTATGGCCAAGAAGAAGATACGGAACAATTTTGTGAACAGTATAGTGATGATGTTTATAACCCAGATtga
- the LOC123706480 gene encoding uncharacterized protein LOC123706480, with translation MIAAMKQCDIDELSSDDGEDKIYNDPPDLFNEDVKRYGAAYAKYKARVIAEETEVLDSTNLVHCSRIKDLDEESIDGYKDDSDNGFYYGQEEDTEQFCEQYSDDVYNPD, from the exons ATGATTGCGGCTATGAAGCAGTGTGATATAG ATGAACTCTCAAGCGATGATGGCGAGGACAAAATATACAACGATCCCCCGGACCTATTCAATGAGGACGTCAAAAGATACGGAGCGGCCTACGCCAAGTATAAAGCCAGAGTCATAGCCGAAGAAACAGAAGTCCTAGATAGCACAAACCTCGTCCATTGTTCCAGAATAAAGGATTTGGATGAGGAATCTATAGATGGTTATAAAGATGATAGCGATAATGGTTTTTATTATGGCCAAGAAGAAGATACGGAACAATTTTGTGAACAGTATAGTGATGATGTTTATAACCCAGATtga
- the LOC123706460 gene encoding zinc finger protein ush isoform X2, with amino-acid sequence MSRRKQSNPKPLKREDEEWGNENEAMPGEPRTPSSEGERVASSGRASPASEGSASSPPRLRLNTSLATDPALAPQATTLKHEPPSPSPPPPPTQQARDYIALTAATFPALFPATAATPPGYTCKPCGIRYSSLSTLQAHQEHYCSKRRSKTDNNDSSNEQATEESNDAKTTRPVGKQYACTYCSYSADKKVSLNRHMRMHSSSPVSSGTPVPTPTSNGEATEGSPAQDRYCADCDIHFSSVKTFRAHKAHYCNTRQVVKQALAAARAGSVTSGSAPPSPGTTPPAQNQYALALPTNPILIVPYSLLRSASTLPGTTLPDPDTPCFLLPNGTFQPINRALPNLNADGKEAEVLKSANRPREPSRDAGTPLDLSVRRTPESVTTDEHEKENRLRSATPEQIVCAPSLPGSPATPSPSRRSSSPSGESSPKRRRRNSRDPTPKPPSVPSPPEDKFPAVVPPPLIPPALALRLATELPVTAASPQVLVKQGVSKCKECNIVFCQYENYRIHKRHYCSAGGGEDRVSPAPPEPGPPPQYRQLICLACGIHFSSLDNLTTHQSYYCTKRETRSPRSLPEVPRPTSGTEGGWKCPCCEVVSPTAAAAQRHMEAHAGVKAFRCTICRYRGNTLRGMRTHIRMHFREKPADLQEESFISCVLEDDNRETTSPSPAVGERVHRCGSCAYTSTYRGNVVRHARLVHATEDPEPEETSPIPSADIKKEPELDEDTPNYCKSCNIPFKYVNTYKAHKQFYCTAANQDAAANNNVPARVKDAPVV; translated from the exons GTGAGGACGAGGAATGGGGAAACGAGAACGAGGCGATGCCGGGAGAACCTCGCACGCCAAGTTCGGAAGGCGAGCGAGTCGCTTCCAGTGGAAGAGCGTCTCCAGCTTCAGAGGGATCAGCTTCCTCCCCGCCGCGACTGCGCCTTAATACAAGCCTAGCCACCGACCCAGCGCTCGCGCCCCAAGCCACGACACTTAAACATGAACCACCGTCTCCTTCCCCACCGCCACCACCGACGCAGCAAGCAAGGGACTACATAGCTTTGACGGCGGCAACATTTCCAGCTCTTTTCCCGGCAACGGCTGCCACACCCCCGGGATACACTTGCAAACCGTGTGGTATAAGATATTCATCATTGAGCACACTTCAAGCTCATCAGGAACATTACTGTTCTAAAAGAAGATCGAAAACAGATAACAATGATTCTTCTAATGAACAAGCCACTGAAGAATCTAATGATGCAAAGACGACTCGGCCGGTAGGCAAACAATATGCGTGTACATATTGTTCATACAGTGCTGACAAAAAAGTTAGTTTAAACCGACATATGAGGATGCACTCTTCGTCTCCTGTCAGTAGTGGCACGCCGGTGCCAACGCCTACCTCAAATGGCGAGGCGACAGAAGGCTCGCCAGCACAAGATAGATATTGCGCAGACTGTGACATACATTTTAGTTCTGTCAAAACATTCAGAGCACATAAAGCACATTACTGTAATACACGACAAGTTGTGAAACAAGCATTAGCGGCGGCCAGGGCGGGTTCTGTTACGTCCGGGTCTGCACCTCCTTCACCTGGAACAACTCCTCCAGCTCAAAACCAATATGCCCTTGCCCTTCCCACTAATCCAATTCTAATTGTTCCATATTCATTATTACGAAGCGCTAGCACCCTACCTGGGACTACGTTACCGGATCCAGATACACcttgttttttattaccaaATGGTACATTTCAACCAATCAATAGAGCATTACCAAATCTCAATGCAGACGGGAAAGAAGCCGAAGTTCTTAAATCTGCAAACAGGCCTCGAGAGCCATCCAGGGATGCTGGTACTCCTTTAGATCTGAGTGTTCGACGCACACCCGAATCAGTAACTACTGATGAACATGAGAAAGAAAATAGATTACGTTCCGCTACACCGGAGCAAATTGTATGCGCTCCATCATTACCGGGTTCGCCTGCTACACCTTCTCCTTCAAGACGATCTTCATCACCTAGTGGAGAAAGCTCACCAAAGCGAAGACGGAGAAATTCAAGAGATCCTACACCGAAACCTCCAAGTGTTCCTTCACCACCCGAAGACAAGTTCCCTGCTGTGGTACCTCCGCCATTAATACCGCCAGCTTTGGCTTTGAGACTCGCCACAGAACTGCCTGTAACGGCTGCGTCGCCTCAAGTACTAGTCAAACAAGGAGTGTCAAAATGCAAAGAGTGCAATATCGTATTTTGCCAATATGAGAACTATCGTATACACAAAAGGCATTATTGTTCAGCAGGTGGTGGAGAAGATAGAGTGAGTCCCGCTCCACCGGAACCTGGTCCGCCACCACAATATCGACAGCTTATCTGCCTCGCTTGTGGTATCCACTTCAGCTCATTAGATAATCTGACGACACATCAGTCCTACTATTGCACTAAGAGAGAAACGAGGTCTCCTCGAAGTTTGCCCGAAGTGCCAAGACCAACGTCTGGAACTGAAGGAGGCTGGAAATGCCCGTGCTGTGAGGTTGTGTCACCCACTGCGGCTGCTGCTCAGAGGCATATGGAAGCCCATGCTGGAGTTAAGGCCTTTCGCTGCACAATATGCCGGTACAGAGGAAATACGCTTCGAGGAATGCGAACTCACATACGAATGCACTTCCGGGAAAAACCCGCTGATTTACAG GAGGAGAGCTTCATCTCATGCGTGCTCGAAGACGACAACCGGGAGACGACCTCACCAAGCCCAGCCGTGGGCGAGCGAGTGCACCGCTGCGGCAGCTGCGCCTACACCTCCACGTACCGCGGCAACGTGGTCCGACATGCGCGCCTCGTACACGCCACCGAAGACCCCGAGCCCGAAGAAACCTCCCCCATCCCCTCCGCTGACATCAAAAAGGAACCAGAACTCGACGAAGACACACCGAACTACTGCAAATCCTGCAACATTCCCTTCAAATACGTTAACACGTACAAGGCTCACAAACAGTTCTACTGCACCGCGGCTAACCAAGACGCAGCAGCCAACAACAACGTTCCCGCGCGTGTCAAAGACGCCCCCGTCGTTTGA
- the LOC123706460 gene encoding zinc finger protein ush isoform X1 — protein sequence MLLWLRYLKQLELACASVAELPPGGARDVKTMCEDEEWGNENEAMPGEPRTPSSEGERVASSGRASPASEGSASSPPRLRLNTSLATDPALAPQATTLKHEPPSPSPPPPPTQQARDYIALTAATFPALFPATAATPPGYTCKPCGIRYSSLSTLQAHQEHYCSKRRSKTDNNDSSNEQATEESNDAKTTRPVGKQYACTYCSYSADKKVSLNRHMRMHSSSPVSSGTPVPTPTSNGEATEGSPAQDRYCADCDIHFSSVKTFRAHKAHYCNTRQVVKQALAAARAGSVTSGSAPPSPGTTPPAQNQYALALPTNPILIVPYSLLRSASTLPGTTLPDPDTPCFLLPNGTFQPINRALPNLNADGKEAEVLKSANRPREPSRDAGTPLDLSVRRTPESVTTDEHEKENRLRSATPEQIVCAPSLPGSPATPSPSRRSSSPSGESSPKRRRRNSRDPTPKPPSVPSPPEDKFPAVVPPPLIPPALALRLATELPVTAASPQVLVKQGVSKCKECNIVFCQYENYRIHKRHYCSAGGGEDRVSPAPPEPGPPPQYRQLICLACGIHFSSLDNLTTHQSYYCTKRETRSPRSLPEVPRPTSGTEGGWKCPCCEVVSPTAAAAQRHMEAHAGVKAFRCTICRYRGNTLRGMRTHIRMHFREKPADLQEESFISCVLEDDNRETTSPSPAVGERVHRCGSCAYTSTYRGNVVRHARLVHATEDPEPEETSPIPSADIKKEPELDEDTPNYCKSCNIPFKYVNTYKAHKQFYCTAANQDAAANNNVPARVKDAPVV from the exons GTGAGGACGAGGAATGGGGAAACGAGAACGAGGCGATGCCGGGAGAACCTCGCACGCCAAGTTCGGAAGGCGAGCGAGTCGCTTCCAGTGGAAGAGCGTCTCCAGCTTCAGAGGGATCAGCTTCCTCCCCGCCGCGACTGCGCCTTAATACAAGCCTAGCCACCGACCCAGCGCTCGCGCCCCAAGCCACGACACTTAAACATGAACCACCGTCTCCTTCCCCACCGCCACCACCGACGCAGCAAGCAAGGGACTACATAGCTTTGACGGCGGCAACATTTCCAGCTCTTTTCCCGGCAACGGCTGCCACACCCCCGGGATACACTTGCAAACCGTGTGGTATAAGATATTCATCATTGAGCACACTTCAAGCTCATCAGGAACATTACTGTTCTAAAAGAAGATCGAAAACAGATAACAATGATTCTTCTAATGAACAAGCCACTGAAGAATCTAATGATGCAAAGACGACTCGGCCGGTAGGCAAACAATATGCGTGTACATATTGTTCATACAGTGCTGACAAAAAAGTTAGTTTAAACCGACATATGAGGATGCACTCTTCGTCTCCTGTCAGTAGTGGCACGCCGGTGCCAACGCCTACCTCAAATGGCGAGGCGACAGAAGGCTCGCCAGCACAAGATAGATATTGCGCAGACTGTGACATACATTTTAGTTCTGTCAAAACATTCAGAGCACATAAAGCACATTACTGTAATACACGACAAGTTGTGAAACAAGCATTAGCGGCGGCCAGGGCGGGTTCTGTTACGTCCGGGTCTGCACCTCCTTCACCTGGAACAACTCCTCCAGCTCAAAACCAATATGCCCTTGCCCTTCCCACTAATCCAATTCTAATTGTTCCATATTCATTATTACGAAGCGCTAGCACCCTACCTGGGACTACGTTACCGGATCCAGATACACcttgttttttattaccaaATGGTACATTTCAACCAATCAATAGAGCATTACCAAATCTCAATGCAGACGGGAAAGAAGCCGAAGTTCTTAAATCTGCAAACAGGCCTCGAGAGCCATCCAGGGATGCTGGTACTCCTTTAGATCTGAGTGTTCGACGCACACCCGAATCAGTAACTACTGATGAACATGAGAAAGAAAATAGATTACGTTCCGCTACACCGGAGCAAATTGTATGCGCTCCATCATTACCGGGTTCGCCTGCTACACCTTCTCCTTCAAGACGATCTTCATCACCTAGTGGAGAAAGCTCACCAAAGCGAAGACGGAGAAATTCAAGAGATCCTACACCGAAACCTCCAAGTGTTCCTTCACCACCCGAAGACAAGTTCCCTGCTGTGGTACCTCCGCCATTAATACCGCCAGCTTTGGCTTTGAGACTCGCCACAGAACTGCCTGTAACGGCTGCGTCGCCTCAAGTACTAGTCAAACAAGGAGTGTCAAAATGCAAAGAGTGCAATATCGTATTTTGCCAATATGAGAACTATCGTATACACAAAAGGCATTATTGTTCAGCAGGTGGTGGAGAAGATAGAGTGAGTCCCGCTCCACCGGAACCTGGTCCGCCACCACAATATCGACAGCTTATCTGCCTCGCTTGTGGTATCCACTTCAGCTCATTAGATAATCTGACGACACATCAGTCCTACTATTGCACTAAGAGAGAAACGAGGTCTCCTCGAAGTTTGCCCGAAGTGCCAAGACCAACGTCTGGAACTGAAGGAGGCTGGAAATGCCCGTGCTGTGAGGTTGTGTCACCCACTGCGGCTGCTGCTCAGAGGCATATGGAAGCCCATGCTGGAGTTAAGGCCTTTCGCTGCACAATATGCCGGTACAGAGGAAATACGCTTCGAGGAATGCGAACTCACATACGAATGCACTTCCGGGAAAAACCCGCTGATTTACAG GAGGAGAGCTTCATCTCATGCGTGCTCGAAGACGACAACCGGGAGACGACCTCACCAAGCCCAGCCGTGGGCGAGCGAGTGCACCGCTGCGGCAGCTGCGCCTACACCTCCACGTACCGCGGCAACGTGGTCCGACATGCGCGCCTCGTACACGCCACCGAAGACCCCGAGCCCGAAGAAACCTCCCCCATCCCCTCCGCTGACATCAAAAAGGAACCAGAACTCGACGAAGACACACCGAACTACTGCAAATCCTGCAACATTCCCTTCAAATACGTTAACACGTACAAGGCTCACAAACAGTTCTACTGCACCGCGGCTAACCAAGACGCAGCAGCCAACAACAACGTTCCCGCGCGTGTCAAAGACGCCCCCGTCGTTTGA
- the LOC123706460 gene encoding zinc finger protein ush isoform X3 — protein sequence MPGEPRTPSSEGERVASSGRASPASEGSASSPPRLRLNTSLATDPALAPQATTLKHEPPSPSPPPPPTQQARDYIALTAATFPALFPATAATPPGYTCKPCGIRYSSLSTLQAHQEHYCSKRRSKTDNNDSSNEQATEESNDAKTTRPVGKQYACTYCSYSADKKVSLNRHMRMHSSSPVSSGTPVPTPTSNGEATEGSPAQDRYCADCDIHFSSVKTFRAHKAHYCNTRQVVKQALAAARAGSVTSGSAPPSPGTTPPAQNQYALALPTNPILIVPYSLLRSASTLPGTTLPDPDTPCFLLPNGTFQPINRALPNLNADGKEAEVLKSANRPREPSRDAGTPLDLSVRRTPESVTTDEHEKENRLRSATPEQIVCAPSLPGSPATPSPSRRSSSPSGESSPKRRRRNSRDPTPKPPSVPSPPEDKFPAVVPPPLIPPALALRLATELPVTAASPQVLVKQGVSKCKECNIVFCQYENYRIHKRHYCSAGGGEDRVSPAPPEPGPPPQYRQLICLACGIHFSSLDNLTTHQSYYCTKRETRSPRSLPEVPRPTSGTEGGWKCPCCEVVSPTAAAAQRHMEAHAGVKAFRCTICRYRGNTLRGMRTHIRMHFREKPADLQEESFISCVLEDDNRETTSPSPAVGERVHRCGSCAYTSTYRGNVVRHARLVHATEDPEPEETSPIPSADIKKEPELDEDTPNYCKSCNIPFKYVNTYKAHKQFYCTAANQDAAANNNVPARVKDAPVV from the exons ATGCCGGGAGAACCTCGCACGCCAAGTTCGGAAGGCGAGCGAGTCGCTTCCAGTGGAAGAGCGTCTCCAGCTTCAGAGGGATCAGCTTCCTCCCCGCCGCGACTGCGCCTTAATACAAGCCTAGCCACCGACCCAGCGCTCGCGCCCCAAGCCACGACACTTAAACATGAACCACCGTCTCCTTCCCCACCGCCACCACCGACGCAGCAAGCAAGGGACTACATAGCTTTGACGGCGGCAACATTTCCAGCTCTTTTCCCGGCAACGGCTGCCACACCCCCGGGATACACTTGCAAACCGTGTGGTATAAGATATTCATCATTGAGCACACTTCAAGCTCATCAGGAACATTACTGTTCTAAAAGAAGATCGAAAACAGATAACAATGATTCTTCTAATGAACAAGCCACTGAAGAATCTAATGATGCAAAGACGACTCGGCCGGTAGGCAAACAATATGCGTGTACATATTGTTCATACAGTGCTGACAAAAAAGTTAGTTTAAACCGACATATGAGGATGCACTCTTCGTCTCCTGTCAGTAGTGGCACGCCGGTGCCAACGCCTACCTCAAATGGCGAGGCGACAGAAGGCTCGCCAGCACAAGATAGATATTGCGCAGACTGTGACATACATTTTAGTTCTGTCAAAACATTCAGAGCACATAAAGCACATTACTGTAATACACGACAAGTTGTGAAACAAGCATTAGCGGCGGCCAGGGCGGGTTCTGTTACGTCCGGGTCTGCACCTCCTTCACCTGGAACAACTCCTCCAGCTCAAAACCAATATGCCCTTGCCCTTCCCACTAATCCAATTCTAATTGTTCCATATTCATTATTACGAAGCGCTAGCACCCTACCTGGGACTACGTTACCGGATCCAGATACACcttgttttttattaccaaATGGTACATTTCAACCAATCAATAGAGCATTACCAAATCTCAATGCAGACGGGAAAGAAGCCGAAGTTCTTAAATCTGCAAACAGGCCTCGAGAGCCATCCAGGGATGCTGGTACTCCTTTAGATCTGAGTGTTCGACGCACACCCGAATCAGTAACTACTGATGAACATGAGAAAGAAAATAGATTACGTTCCGCTACACCGGAGCAAATTGTATGCGCTCCATCATTACCGGGTTCGCCTGCTACACCTTCTCCTTCAAGACGATCTTCATCACCTAGTGGAGAAAGCTCACCAAAGCGAAGACGGAGAAATTCAAGAGATCCTACACCGAAACCTCCAAGTGTTCCTTCACCACCCGAAGACAAGTTCCCTGCTGTGGTACCTCCGCCATTAATACCGCCAGCTTTGGCTTTGAGACTCGCCACAGAACTGCCTGTAACGGCTGCGTCGCCTCAAGTACTAGTCAAACAAGGAGTGTCAAAATGCAAAGAGTGCAATATCGTATTTTGCCAATATGAGAACTATCGTATACACAAAAGGCATTATTGTTCAGCAGGTGGTGGAGAAGATAGAGTGAGTCCCGCTCCACCGGAACCTGGTCCGCCACCACAATATCGACAGCTTATCTGCCTCGCTTGTGGTATCCACTTCAGCTCATTAGATAATCTGACGACACATCAGTCCTACTATTGCACTAAGAGAGAAACGAGGTCTCCTCGAAGTTTGCCCGAAGTGCCAAGACCAACGTCTGGAACTGAAGGAGGCTGGAAATGCCCGTGCTGTGAGGTTGTGTCACCCACTGCGGCTGCTGCTCAGAGGCATATGGAAGCCCATGCTGGAGTTAAGGCCTTTCGCTGCACAATATGCCGGTACAGAGGAAATACGCTTCGAGGAATGCGAACTCACATACGAATGCACTTCCGGGAAAAACCCGCTGATTTACAG GAGGAGAGCTTCATCTCATGCGTGCTCGAAGACGACAACCGGGAGACGACCTCACCAAGCCCAGCCGTGGGCGAGCGAGTGCACCGCTGCGGCAGCTGCGCCTACACCTCCACGTACCGCGGCAACGTGGTCCGACATGCGCGCCTCGTACACGCCACCGAAGACCCCGAGCCCGAAGAAACCTCCCCCATCCCCTCCGCTGACATCAAAAAGGAACCAGAACTCGACGAAGACACACCGAACTACTGCAAATCCTGCAACATTCCCTTCAAATACGTTAACACGTACAAGGCTCACAAACAGTTCTACTGCACCGCGGCTAACCAAGACGCAGCAGCCAACAACAACGTTCCCGCGCGTGTCAAAGACGCCCCCGTCGTTTGA